Proteins encoded in a region of the Triticum dicoccoides isolate Atlit2015 ecotype Zavitan chromosome 3A, WEW_v2.0, whole genome shotgun sequence genome:
- the LOC119270742 gene encoding protein SODIUM POTASSIUM ROOT DEFECTIVE 3-like, which produces MASLLLKGVHKRLGLPSISISISCSSADATNIIASTTTTNGVGSSSGRAIDRHSPRLRDPHRSSTSKPPRPSTSTSSTKDSASSGDSKQQHGHGNNNKKKSTTAAAGTSEKRLVSPATSSRFLLNSSRLQSDDLDVLALPPPPPPSFIDVFPGGEGKPPSFIDAFPGDASLPLYFAKEAPSPVQQAETSSSSSSASSSSEITAVQEEEQQKAAVLARSSTTTERRTTQVVVLRVSLHCKGCAGKVKKHLAKMEGVTSFDIDIPSKKVTVVGDVTPLGVLTSVAKVKPAQFWPSQPYPPRASASF; this is translated from the coding sequence ATGGCGTCTCTGCTTCTCAAGGGCGTTCACAAGCGGCTGGGCCTgccgtccatctccatctccatctcctgctCCTCCGCCGACGCCACCAACATCATcgcctcaaccaccaccaccaacggCGTCGGCAGCAGCAGCGGCCGGGCCATCGACCGCCACTCGCCGCGCCTCCGCGACCCACACCGCTCCTCCACCTCCAAGCCGCCAAGGCCAAGCACCAGTACCAGTAGCACCAAAGACTCGGCGTCCTCCGGCGACTCCAAGCAGCAGCACGGTcacggcaacaacaacaagaagaagagcaccactgctgctgctgggactTCAGAGAAGAGGCTGGTAAGCCCGGCGACGTCGTCCaggttcctcctcaactcctcccgGCTGCAGTCCGACGACCTCGACGTCCTCGCGCtccccccgccaccgccgccgtcgttcATCGACGTGTTCCCCGGCGGCGAAGGGAAGCCGCCGTCCTTCATCGACGCGTTCCCCGGCGACGCCTCGCTCCCTCTTTACTTCGCGAAGGAGGCACCGTCGCCGGTACAGCAAGCAGagacctcctcgtcctcctcctctgcttcgtcGTCGTCCGAGATCACAGCCGTCCAAGAAGAGGAGCAGCAGAAGGCGGCGGTGCTGGCGCGGTCGTCCACGACCACGGAGAGAAGAACGACGCAGGTGGTGGTTTTGAGGGTGTCGCTGCACTGCAAGGGTTGCGCGGGCAAGGTGAAGAAGCACCTCGCCAAGATGGAGGGGGTGACGTCGTTCGACATCGACATCCCGAGCAAGAAGGTGACGGTGGTCGGCGACGTGACGCCGCTGGGGGTGCTCACCAGCGTCGCCAAGGTCAAGCCCGCCCAGTTCTGGCCGTCGCAGCCGTACCCCCCGCGCGCCTCCGCGTCCTTCTGA